The following proteins come from a genomic window of Actinomycetota bacterium:
- the rplD gene encoding 50S ribosomal protein L4, whose translation MSVAAFVDADGKATGQVQLPDDIFDVDPNVPVMHAVVRAHLAAARAGTHSTKTRAEVRGGGKKPWRQKGTGRARHGSSREPQWVGGGVAHGPKPRDYTFQLTKKTRALALRCALSDRAREGSLIVVDAPVFSEPKTKKGAELLKSWGASGKVLLVTGRLTGDGDARSDTWKSFRNLPQVLMVRVPTTYTVLAADVVVLTREALAQITKADIAVDAAPAAAEAEPVSAEQAKAETEVAAEAQEIADDAADEEAMDEAVVVAEAQEIADEASDGEADGDEEEAE comes from the coding sequence ATGAGCGTGGCCGCGTTTGTCGATGCCGACGGCAAGGCCACCGGTCAGGTCCAGCTCCCGGACGACATCTTTGACGTCGACCCCAACGTGCCGGTCATGCACGCGGTGGTGCGGGCACACCTCGCCGCAGCCCGAGCGGGGACGCACTCCACCAAGACCCGGGCCGAGGTCCGGGGGGGCGGCAAGAAGCCCTGGCGCCAGAAGGGGACCGGGCGTGCGCGCCACGGCTCCTCCCGGGAGCCGCAGTGGGTGGGCGGCGGCGTCGCCCACGGGCCGAAGCCCCGCGACTACACGTTCCAGCTGACCAAGAAGACCCGCGCCCTCGCCCTGCGCTGCGCCTTGAGCGACCGGGCGCGGGAGGGCAGCCTCATCGTGGTGGACGCCCCGGTCTTCAGCGAGCCCAAGACCAAGAAGGGCGCCGAGTTGCTGAAAAGCTGGGGTGCCTCGGGCAAGGTCCTGCTGGTCACCGGCCGGCTGACCGGCGACGGCGACGCCCGGTCGGACACCTGGAAGTCATTCCGCAACCTGCCCCAGGTCCTGATGGTGCGCGTGCCCACCACCTACACGGTGCTGGCGGCCGACGTGGTGGTCCTGACCCGGGAGGCGCTGGCCCAGATCACCAAGGCCGATATCGCCGTCGATGCGGCGCCGGCCGCTGCCGAGGCCGAGCCGGTTTCTGCCGAGCAGGCAAAGGCGGAGACCGAAGTTGCCGCCGAGGCGCAGGAAATCGCGGACGACGCGGCGGATGAAGAAGCAATGGACGAGGCCGTGGTGGTGGCCGAGGCCCAGGAGATCGCCGATGAAGCCTCCGATGGCGAGGCGGATGGCGACGAGGAGGAGGCCGAATGA
- the rplW gene encoding 50S ribosomal protein L23, protein MSVSPRDIILRPVVSEKSYGLIDHDTYTFIIPRSATKTDVRQAVEKIWGVKVSSVNTINRKGKTKRTRNVAGQRASSKRAIVKLAEGDKIELFETR, encoded by the coding sequence ATGAGCGTCTCGCCCCGCGACATCATCCTGCGGCCCGTGGTCTCGGAGAAGTCCTACGGCCTGATCGACCACGACACCTACACGTTCATCATCCCCCGCTCGGCCACCAAGACGGACGTCCGCCAGGCGGTGGAGAAGATCTGGGGGGTCAAGGTCTCGTCGGTCAACACCATCAACCGCAAGGGCAAGACCAAGCGCACCCGCAATGTCGCCGGCCAGCGTGCCAGCTCCAAGCGGGCCATCGTCAAGCTCGCCGAAGGCGACAAGATCGAACTCTTCGAGACGAGATAA